The region TGTTGGGGGTAAATACAAAACGAATCATCATGATTACCGTTGTGCTTGCCTCGGCTATTGGGGGGATTGCCGGTATTTTGGTGGGAATGGCTTTTAGCTCGGTTAACCCGCAAATGGGATTATCAATTGGTTTAAAGGGGCTTGCCATTATAATTTTGGGTGGCATGGGCAATGTCAAAGGTGCCATGGCTGGAGGAATGATTCTTGGCCTTTCCGAAACACTGATTGTTGCTTTGGGTTTATCAGGTTACCGCGATGCTATCGCTTTTATCATTATTATTGTTATTTTACTTGTCAGGCCGCAGGGTATATTTGGCAGAAAAGAAGCAGCATGATGGGTATAAAGGAGGTAAGTCCATGCTGGGAGAACTGATTAATCCATATTATTTACAAGTTGCCTCATTTATTTTAATCAATATCATACTGGGACTCAGTATTTACGTGACCCTTGCTTCTGGCCAGTTATCACTGGGAAACGCCGGGTTTATGGCTGTTGGAGCATATACAACGGCACTCCTGACGACAAATTATGATGTGCCATTGATCATTGGTATACTGACGGGATCACTATTGGCGGGGATTTTTGGGATTATTGTTGGAATACCGTCATTGCGATTACGCGGGGTGTTTCTGGCGATTGCGACCTTAGGTTTTGGGGAAATTGTCCGGGTGTTCCTGGTTAATACCGAATCTGTGACAAATGGAGCGATCGGAATTTCCGGGATTCCACAGATGGGACAGGAGATTCTTTCCATGATGAAAAACGTTGGGTTTGATCCGGAAGTAATTGGCCTGCAGTCAAATCAGTTCGTATTTTTGTCTATTTTCATCATACTCCTGGTAATCGATATTTTCCTGATTTGGTTTTTTATCAGACAAAAACATTCCCGGGTCGGCCGGGCTTTTTCCGCGATTAAAATGGATGAACAAGCAGCGGCATCGATGGGAATCAATGTAACCTATTATAAGGTTTTGTCGTTTACACAAGGGGCGATTTTTGCCGGATTTGCCGGTGCAATGTATGCCCATGTTTTATCATATATTAGCCCAGCAGATTTTTCTTATCATCGCGCAGTAGAAATATTGGTGTTTTCTGTTTTTGGTGGTAGTGAAGTTGTCGGCGGTGCTATTTTTGGTGCATCATTTTTAACATTACTACCAGAGATATTGCGGGTGATTAGTGATTACCGCTATATGATTTATGGGGTACTTCTGGTGATCATGATGGCGTACCGGCCACAAGGAATTATCGATGAACAGATGATTCGCTGGATGAAAGTTCGAAAAGGAAGGAGGCGTCAGTATGGTACTGGAAGTAAATAAAATCAGTAAACAATTCGGTGGTATCCAGGCATTATCAGATGTATCCTTTTCCATTTTGGAAGGGGAGATACTCGGATTAATTGGACCAAATGGCGCCGGGAAAACAACGATGTTTAATATGATCACATCGGTGCTTTCACCAACTTCCGG is a window of Lentibacillus daqui DNA encoding:
- a CDS encoding branched-chain amino acid ABC transporter permease — protein: MLGELINPYYLQVASFILINIILGLSIYVTLASGQLSLGNAGFMAVGAYTTALLTTNYDVPLIIGILTGSLLAGIFGIIVGIPSLRLRGVFLAIATLGFGEIVRVFLVNTESVTNGAIGISGIPQMGQEILSMMKNVGFDPEVIGLQSNQFVFLSIFIILLVIDIFLIWFFIRQKHSRVGRAFSAIKMDEQAAASMGINVTYYKVLSFTQGAIFAGFAGAMYAHVLSYISPADFSYHRAVEILVFSVFGGSEVVGGAIFGASFLTLLPEILRVISDYRYMIYGVLLVIMMAYRPQGIIDEQMIRWMKVRKGRRRQYGTGSK